In Streptomyces sp. NBC_01381, a genomic segment contains:
- a CDS encoding DUF2092 domain-containing protein, which translates to MAPYEPEQNTNEAEAPRAGRRKAARYAVPVAVAGVAAATIGLVPALATSGDPKLPDVTAQELIEKIAASDTEQLSGTVKISTDLGLPSLGGGMTGGFAPGGGGGEDGEGSSADPQSKLMELATGTHTLRVAADGPDKQKLSVLDDAAEYSLIHNGDDVWAYDSKSNEVYHSKSAGKAGESGKDSGKTDLPKDVPSTPKELAEEALKAVDDTTSVKVDGTAQVAGRDAYRLVIKPKQAGSTVGQITVSVDSKTGTPLKFTLSPAGGGSAVVDAGFTKVDFAKPSASTFDFTPPKGAKVTEADDAKAEQQKHGFKGDAKEFKGEEDLNGLNVIGKGWNSIAELELPGGQGLPTAESGDVPADAQRLLDSLGDKVSGKFGEGTVFKTRLINALITDDGKVYAGAVTKDALVKAANAAN; encoded by the coding sequence ATGGCACCGTACGAACCGGAGCAGAACACCAATGAGGCCGAGGCGCCGCGCGCCGGCCGCCGCAAGGCGGCGCGTTACGCGGTCCCGGTCGCGGTGGCGGGGGTGGCGGCGGCGACCATCGGGCTCGTCCCGGCGCTCGCCACGTCGGGCGACCCCAAACTGCCCGACGTCACCGCTCAGGAACTCATCGAGAAGATCGCCGCGTCGGACACGGAACAGCTCTCCGGCACGGTGAAGATCAGCACCGACCTCGGACTCCCGTCCCTGGGCGGCGGCATGACCGGCGGCTTCGCCCCGGGCGGCGGCGGAGGCGAGGACGGCGAGGGCTCGTCCGCCGACCCGCAGTCCAAGCTGATGGAGCTGGCAACCGGCACGCACACGCTGCGCGTCGCCGCCGACGGCCCCGACAAGCAGAAGCTGTCCGTCCTGGACGACGCGGCCGAGTACAGCCTGATCCACAACGGCGACGACGTATGGGCCTACGACAGCAAGTCGAACGAGGTGTACCACTCCAAGTCGGCGGGCAAGGCCGGGGAATCCGGTAAGGACTCCGGCAAGACGGACCTTCCCAAGGACGTCCCGTCCACCCCCAAGGAACTGGCCGAAGAGGCCCTGAAGGCGGTCGACGACACGACGTCGGTGAAGGTCGACGGCACCGCGCAGGTCGCGGGCCGCGACGCCTACCGCCTGGTCATCAAGCCCAAGCAGGCCGGCTCGACGGTCGGTCAGATCACCGTCTCGGTGGACTCCAAGACCGGTACGCCGCTGAAGTTCACGCTGTCTCCGGCGGGTGGCGGCAGCGCGGTCGTCGACGCGGGCTTCACGAAGGTCGACTTCGCCAAGCCTTCGGCATCGACCTTCGACTTCACGCCGCCCAAGGGCGCGAAGGTCACCGAGGCCGACGACGCCAAGGCCGAGCAGCAGAAGCACGGTTTCAAGGGCGACGCCAAGGAGTTCAAGGGCGAGGAGGACCTGAACGGTCTGAACGTCATCGGCAAGGGCTGGAACTCCATCGCCGAGCTGGAACTGCCGGGCGGCCAGGGCCTCCCGACGGCCGAATCCGGCGACGTACCGGCGGACGCGCAGCGCCTCCTTGACTCGCTCGGCGACAAGGTGTCCGGCAAGTTCGGCGAGGGCACGGTCTTCAAGACCCGCCTGATCAACGCCCTCATCACCGATGACGGCAAGGTCTACGCGGGCGCGGTCACCAAGGACGCTCTGGTGAAGGCGGCAAACGCAGCCAACTAG
- a CDS encoding peptide MFS transporter yields the protein MSRTQAEAEPPPDPSTEPPPGDDHAFFGQPRGLLTLSGLEVWERFSFLGMQAILVLYFADSVGHDGMGMDSGTAASVSAAYGTLVYLVSVAGGWLADRILGSYRAVLWGGILIACGHYSMAVPTATMTWVGLGLISAGTGLLKPNVASMVGKLYSTDDDRRDAGFALYYMAINVGAFAGPLITGWLGEHRGWHWGFSAAAIGMTFGLVQYVWGRRHLAGRKASAEFALPRDAMRRAAFLIVVGLVAVAAVGGLLAAAGWLTMDRFVDLLTLISVIAPAVYFAVMLRSPRVTAEERGRLKPYIVLFLASVVFNFILFQAYSTMILLASTNAETSILGFTFPASWYASALGAFEVALAPVVAAVWAKMGHGQPHASNKIAFGVILGGLSFLLMVLPTSGHSDDTYKMAVWWIVGSYLLLGLGDILVETSGMSATTKLAPKAFASQTMSLWFLSLALANGIQAQTVKLYGEVSNPAYFGVNGAIAVAAGVAVILLAPWLRRTMHPVH from the coding sequence TTGTCCCGTACGCAGGCCGAAGCCGAACCGCCCCCGGATCCTTCCACGGAGCCGCCGCCGGGCGACGACCACGCCTTCTTCGGACAGCCGCGCGGACTGCTCACCCTCTCCGGACTCGAAGTCTGGGAGCGCTTCTCGTTCCTCGGCATGCAGGCCATCCTCGTCCTCTACTTCGCGGACTCCGTCGGACACGACGGCATGGGCATGGATTCCGGAACTGCCGCGTCCGTGTCGGCTGCGTACGGAACGCTCGTCTATCTCGTGTCGGTGGCGGGCGGCTGGCTCGCCGACCGCATCCTCGGCTCGTACCGCGCGGTCCTGTGGGGCGGCATCCTCATCGCCTGCGGGCACTACTCGATGGCGGTGCCGACGGCGACGATGACCTGGGTCGGGCTCGGTCTGATCAGCGCGGGCACCGGACTGCTCAAGCCGAACGTCGCCTCCATGGTCGGCAAGCTCTACAGCACCGACGACGACCGGCGCGACGCCGGCTTCGCGCTCTACTACATGGCGATCAACGTGGGCGCCTTCGCCGGACCGCTGATCACCGGCTGGCTCGGCGAGCACAGGGGCTGGCACTGGGGCTTCTCGGCGGCCGCGATCGGCATGACGTTCGGCCTCGTCCAGTACGTGTGGGGGCGGCGCCATCTCGCCGGGCGCAAGGCATCCGCCGAATTCGCGCTGCCCCGGGACGCGATGCGCCGGGCGGCGTTCCTGATCGTCGTGGGCCTCGTCGCGGTGGCCGCCGTGGGCGGTCTGCTCGCCGCCGCCGGCTGGCTCACCATGGACCGCTTCGTCGACCTGCTCACCCTGATCTCGGTGATCGCGCCGGCCGTCTACTTCGCGGTCATGTTGCGCAGCCCGCGCGTGACGGCCGAGGAACGCGGCCGTCTCAAGCCGTACATCGTGCTCTTCCTGGCGTCGGTCGTCTTCAACTTCATCCTGTTCCAGGCGTACTCGACGATGATCCTGCTCGCGTCGACGAACGCCGAGACCTCGATCCTCGGCTTCACCTTCCCCGCCAGCTGGTACGCCTCCGCGCTCGGCGCCTTCGAGGTCGCGCTCGCCCCGGTCGTCGCCGCGGTCTGGGCGAAGATGGGCCACGGCCAGCCGCACGCGTCCAACAAGATCGCGTTCGGCGTGATCCTGGGCGGCCTCTCGTTCCTCCTGATGGTCCTGCCGACCTCGGGGCACTCCGACGACACGTACAAGATGGCCGTCTGGTGGATCGTCGGCTCGTATCTGCTGCTCGGGCTCGGCGACATCCTCGTCGAGACCTCCGGCATGTCGGCCACGACGAAGCTCGCCCCGAAGGCCTTCGCCAGCCAGACGATGTCCCTCTGGTTCCTCTCGCTCGCCCTCGCCAACGGCATCCAGGCGCAGACCGTGAAGCTCTACGGAGAGGTCTCCAACCCGGCGTACTTCGGCGTGAACGGCGCCATCGCGGTGGCCGCCGGGGTCGCCGTCATCCTGCTCGCACCGTGGCTGCGCCGCACCATGCACCCCGTCCACTGA
- a CDS encoding ABC transporter permease yields MSRAEVADVPEVQAAEEASDVREVRRLWSLGLFRSELGITFRRWRTLALLGVLAAVPILVGVAVKIETSDGSTIGGGGEGGGPAFIAQVTNNGLFLVFTALAATLPFFLPMAIGVVAGDSIAGESSAGTLRYLLVAPAGRTRLLLVKYATTLTFCLVATLVVAVSALAVGALLFPVGEVTTISGTRIGFGEGMLRALLIALAVAASLIGVAALGLFVSTLTSSGIAAMATTVGLLITIQILDQIPQLHAIQPYFFSHYWLSFADLLREPVYWDELVKNLGLQGVYAAVFGSAAWARFGAKDITA; encoded by the coding sequence ATGTCGCGGGCTGAGGTCGCCGACGTACCAGAGGTACAAGCCGCAGAAGAGGCAAGTGACGTACGCGAGGTCCGGCGGCTCTGGAGTCTGGGCCTCTTCCGCAGCGAGCTGGGGATCACCTTCCGCCGCTGGCGGACGCTCGCGCTGCTCGGGGTGCTCGCCGCAGTCCCGATCCTCGTCGGCGTCGCCGTCAAGATCGAGACCAGCGACGGCTCGACGATCGGCGGTGGCGGTGAGGGCGGCGGTCCCGCGTTCATCGCGCAGGTCACCAACAACGGTCTGTTCCTGGTCTTCACCGCCCTCGCCGCGACGCTGCCGTTCTTCCTGCCCATGGCGATCGGTGTCGTCGCGGGCGACTCCATCGCGGGCGAGTCCAGCGCGGGTACGCTGCGCTATCTCCTTGTCGCGCCCGCGGGACGCACCCGTCTGCTGCTCGTGAAGTACGCGACGACACTGACGTTCTGCCTGGTCGCGACCCTTGTCGTGGCGGTCTCGGCGCTCGCCGTCGGGGCCCTGCTCTTCCCGGTCGGTGAGGTCACCACGATCTCCGGTACGCGGATCGGCTTCGGCGAGGGGATGCTGCGCGCCCTGCTCATCGCGCTCGCGGTCGCCGCGTCGCTGATCGGCGTGGCGGCGCTCGGACTCTTCGTGTCGACGCTGACCAGCAGCGGCATCGCGGCGATGGCGACGACCGTCGGCCTGCTGATCACGATCCAGATCCTCGACCAGATCCCTCAACTGCACGCCATCCAGCCGTACTTCTTCTCGCACTACTGGCTGTCCTTCGCGGACCTGCTGCGCGAGCCGGTCTACTGGGACGAGCTGGTCAAGAACCTCGGCCTGCAAGGGGTCTACGCGGCGGTGTTCGGCTCGGCGGCGTGGGCGAGGTTCGGCGCGAAGGACATCACTGCCTGA
- a CDS encoding ABC transporter ATP-binding protein, whose protein sequence is MPVIETVALTKRYGKQLAVDQLSLTVPAGSVFGFLGPNGSGKTTTIRMLMGLIEPTSGHARVLGSAMPRATRTVLPQVGALIEGPALYGFLSGRDNLLRYDSADPTADPRTRRARAESALDRVGLTAAAGKKAKAYSLGMKQRLGLAAALLQPRRLLVLDEPTNGLDPQGMREIRTLVRELASEGTTVFLSSHLLDEIEQVCTHAAVMAQGRLITQGPVAELAAGARGRLVVTTPDTGDAARVLKELGVTDLVVTEDRVTGEPPGTELAELNAALVGAGVRVRGFGVERASLEDAFVALTGEGFDVAG, encoded by the coding sequence ATGCCCGTTATCGAAACCGTCGCGCTCACCAAGCGCTACGGCAAGCAACTGGCCGTGGACCAGCTGAGCCTCACCGTCCCCGCAGGCAGCGTCTTCGGGTTCCTCGGCCCCAACGGCTCCGGCAAAACGACCACCATCCGGATGCTGATGGGCCTGATCGAGCCGACTTCCGGCCACGCACGGGTCCTGGGCAGCGCGATGCCGCGAGCGACCCGCACGGTCCTCCCCCAGGTGGGCGCACTCATCGAGGGCCCCGCCCTCTACGGCTTCCTCTCCGGCCGTGACAACCTCCTGCGCTACGACTCCGCCGACCCGACCGCGGACCCCCGCACCCGCCGCGCCCGCGCCGAATCGGCCCTGGACCGGGTGGGGCTCACGGCAGCCGCGGGCAAGAAGGCGAAGGCGTACTCGCTGGGCATGAAGCAGCGCCTGGGCCTCGCGGCGGCCCTGCTCCAGCCGCGCAGGCTCCTCGTGCTCGACGAACCGACCAACGGTCTCGACCCGCAGGGCATGCGCGAAATCCGGACACTGGTCCGGGAGTTGGCGTCCGAGGGCACGACCGTCTTCCTCTCCTCGCATCTCCTGGACGAGATCGAGCAGGTCTGTACGCATGCCGCCGTGATGGCCCAGGGGCGGCTGATCACCCAGGGTCCGGTGGCCGAACTCGCCGCCGGCGCGCGCGGGCGGCTCGTGGTGACGACGCCGGACACGGGCGACGCGGCGCGCGTCCTGAAGGAGCTGGGCGTGACGGATCTCGTCGTGACGGAGGACCGGGTGACGGGCGAACCACCGGGCACGGAGCTCGCCGAGCTGAATGCCGCCCTGGTCGGGGCGGGGGTACGGGTGCGGGGCTTCGGTGTCGAACGGGCCTCGCTGGAGGACGCGTTCGTGGCGCTGACGGGGGAGGGCTTCGATGTCGCGGGCTGA
- a CDS encoding CHRD domain-containing protein encodes MGTFSTSSLFSALAHRRRALLASGVAVAASAGVALATLPAAAADTGTTSGSIFVASLNGANEVPVQGGPAVGDKDGSALEFIQVKGDQVSVTVKWRGTDRPTALHIHQGERGANGGVKVDFTKLLDQSKGHRVTGTVQVKDAALLEELKKNPGGFYANLHTAEFPGGAVRGQLHAVTTDFDFRFASSNFQASVIEGQQIYECKKADDGSGKFAFAQRDVSARLQGNIAHSFTAPNSGTPQWVAPDGSAVTGKLISRTPNGDKNIAELDLAATQSGKPHGRLSHVTEILRLNTVGGLAPAGSCDEGAIAKVPYKADYVFVQR; translated from the coding sequence ATGGGCACTTTCAGCACTTCGAGCCTGTTCAGCGCTCTCGCGCACCGCCGCCGGGCCCTGCTCGCCTCCGGCGTCGCCGTCGCCGCATCCGCGGGGGTGGCGTTGGCGACGCTTCCCGCCGCTGCCGCCGACACCGGCACCACCAGCGGTTCGATCTTCGTGGCGAGCCTGAACGGCGCGAACGAGGTACCGGTGCAGGGCGGGCCCGCGGTCGGTGACAAGGACGGCTCGGCGCTCGAGTTCATCCAGGTCAAGGGGGACCAGGTGTCCGTCACGGTCAAGTGGCGCGGCACGGACAGGCCCACCGCGCTCCACATCCACCAGGGCGAGAGGGGCGCCAACGGCGGGGTCAAGGTCGACTTCACGAAACTGCTCGACCAGAGCAAGGGCCACCGCGTCACCGGCACGGTCCAGGTCAAGGACGCCGCCCTGCTGGAGGAGTTGAAGAAGAACCCGGGCGGCTTCTACGCCAACCTGCACACCGCCGAGTTCCCGGGCGGCGCGGTCCGTGGGCAGCTCCACGCGGTCACCACCGACTTCGACTTCCGGTTCGCCTCGTCCAACTTCCAGGCCTCGGTGATCGAGGGTCAGCAGATCTACGAGTGCAAGAAGGCCGACGACGGCTCCGGCAAGTTCGCCTTCGCCCAGCGCGACGTCAGCGCACGGCTGCAGGGGAACATCGCGCACAGCTTCACCGCGCCCAACTCGGGCACCCCGCAGTGGGTGGCCCCCGACGGCAGCGCGGTCACCGGCAAGCTGATCTCCAGGACGCCGAACGGCGACAAGAACATCGCCGAACTCGACCTGGCGGCCACCCAGTCGGGCAAGCCGCACGGACGGCTCTCGCACGTGACGGAGATCCTGCGCCTGAACACGGTGGGCGGCCTCGCCCCGGCGGGCAGCTGTGACGAGGGCGCCATCGCGAAGGTGCCGTACAAGGCGGACTACGTGTTCGTGCAGCGCTGA
- a CDS encoding polyprenyl synthetase family protein: MTVVGPFGLSVRDQALEADVQAGLTAVEEGLLDATKSGVPFITEAAQHLVRAGGKRFRPLLVMLAAQFGDPYAPGVAPSAVVVELTHLATLYHDDVMDEADVRRGVESANQRWGNSVAVLTGDFLFARASYILADLGPDAVRIQAEAFERLVTGQILETAGPTEGRDPVDHYLDVLGGKTGSLVAVACRFGAMMSGADETVVDVLTQYGERLGVAFQLADDVLDIASDSRESGKTPGTDLREGIPTLPVLRLRERVEKLGLPEDIALCELLDSDLTDDARHAEALARLRVHPALEQARKDTVRFAEEARATLAPLRDCDAKTSLVELCDLVVHRAG, encoded by the coding sequence GTGACCGTCGTCGGGCCCTTCGGCCTCAGCGTGCGGGACCAGGCTCTCGAAGCCGATGTCCAGGCCGGATTGACGGCCGTCGAGGAAGGTCTGCTCGACGCCACCAAAAGTGGGGTCCCCTTCATCACGGAGGCGGCACAGCATCTGGTGCGCGCGGGCGGCAAGCGGTTCAGGCCGCTGCTCGTGATGCTCGCCGCGCAGTTCGGCGATCCCTACGCGCCGGGCGTCGCGCCCTCCGCCGTGGTCGTGGAGTTGACGCACCTCGCGACGCTCTACCACGACGACGTGATGGACGAGGCCGATGTGCGCCGCGGCGTCGAGAGCGCCAACCAGCGCTGGGGCAACTCGGTGGCCGTCCTGACCGGCGACTTCCTGTTCGCCCGCGCCTCGTACATCCTGGCCGACCTCGGTCCGGACGCCGTGCGCATCCAGGCCGAGGCCTTCGAACGCCTGGTCACCGGCCAGATCCTGGAGACCGCGGGGCCGACCGAGGGCCGCGACCCGGTCGACCACTACCTGGACGTGCTCGGCGGCAAGACCGGCTCGCTGGTCGCCGTGGCGTGTCGTTTCGGCGCCATGATGTCGGGCGCCGACGAGACCGTCGTGGACGTCCTGACCCAGTACGGCGAGCGGCTGGGCGTCGCGTTCCAGTTGGCCGACGACGTCCTTGACATCGCGTCCGACTCGCGCGAGTCCGGCAAGACCCCCGGCACCGACCTGCGCGAGGGCATTCCCACGCTTCCGGTGCTCCGGCTGCGCGAGCGGGTGGAGAAGCTCGGTCTGCCCGAGGACATCGCCCTGTGCGAGCTGCTCGACTCCGACCTGACGGACGACGCCCGGCACGCCGAGGCGCTTGCGCGGCTGCGGGTGCACCCGGCCCTTGAGCAGGCGCGCAAGGACACCGTGCGGTTCGCCGAGGAGGCACGGGCCACGCTCGCGCCGCTGCGGGACTGCGACGCGAAGACGTCCCTTGTGGAGCTCTGCGATCTCGTGGTGCACCGGGCGGGCTGA
- a CDS encoding flavodoxin family protein yields MTRNFLFVLGSARPGGNSETLARKAAEQLPSGVGQRWLSLAEHPLPDFEDLRHDGERPRARPRPAGDNEALLLDATLDATDIVIVSPLYWYSLSATTKRYLDYWDAWLEVPELDFKDTLKGRTLWGVTALAHTEEEVAAPLIGTLNHTAAFFPMHFGGVLLGNGSRPGNVLDDTEALSRAKTFFAKEPPLARYPYDKG; encoded by the coding sequence ATGACCCGCAACTTTCTCTTCGTGCTCGGCAGTGCCCGCCCCGGCGGCAACTCCGAGACCCTGGCCCGCAAGGCCGCCGAGCAGCTTCCGTCCGGTGTCGGGCAGCGCTGGCTGAGCCTCGCCGAGCATCCGCTGCCCGACTTCGAGGACCTGCGCCACGACGGCGAACGCCCGCGCGCCCGCCCCCGCCCGGCCGGCGACAACGAGGCGCTGCTCCTGGACGCCACCCTCGACGCCACGGACATCGTCATCGTGTCGCCGCTGTACTGGTACTCCCTCTCGGCCACCACCAAGCGCTACCTCGACTACTGGGACGCCTGGCTCGAGGTCCCGGAGCTCGACTTCAAGGACACCCTGAAGGGCCGCACCCTGTGGGGCGTGACCGCCCTCGCGCACACCGAGGAGGAGGTGGCGGCCCCGCTGATCGGCACGCTGAACCACACCGCGGCGTTCTTCCCGATGCACTTCGGCGGCGTCCTGCTCGGCAACGGCTCACGGCCGGGCAACGTGCTCGACGACACCGAGGCCCTCTCGCGCGCCAAGACCTTCTTCGCCAAGGAGCCGCCGCTCGCCCGCTACCCGTACGACAAGGGCTGA